Below is a window of Vulpes vulpes isolate BD-2025 chromosome 5, VulVul3, whole genome shotgun sequence DNA.
CCTCATTGTCGTGGGCCGATACCCAGATCCCAATTTCAAAAGCTGTACCCCTCACGAATTAAGGACGATTGATGTGTTTGACGGAAGCTCAGGGAAGATGATGTATCAGCTCTATGACCCAGAATCTTCTGGTATCATTTCGGTAAGGTCTGGGCCCTCAAATGATGGGGGGGAAGCAGGGATTCAACCTACCTTAGCTGGCCAAAAATGACCAGATTAGCCATCATGTCCTCTTCTCCCAATATCTCACCTCCTCATGCTTACACCCTTGTCTCTGCAGCTCAATGAGTTCAATCCTATGGGGGACACGCTGGCCTCTGTGATGGGTGAGTGAAGCAGGTTGTATCTCAGACTGGCCAAGCCCCTACTCTACTCCCCAATGTTGAGTGCAGGCTCTCCTCAGCTTAGCCCTGCCAGTCACCCCAGGGTAGGAGGCAGGAAAGAAGATTTCCAGGAGACAGTGGACGCTTTGGCCTAGACCCTCCATGCCTCTTGCTTTGTCTTGGTTGTGACAGTGCCTGGCTGCTGTCCAGTGTCCTGGTTTCCTTACCAAGCCCTAGGTTCCCTGGGCCAGCCCCAAGTTCTCAGAGTCTAATAACAGAAGGTGAGAGTCAGACTGGTCTCACTCCTCCTAGGTTATCACATTCTCATTTGGAGCCAGGAGGAAGCCAGGATGCGGCCATGAGAGACACTAATGAAGGTGTGGGCCAAGCAAGAGCTTGGAGCTGCCTGAGGACAAATCCTGTAAGAAGAGGCGGCTGTGTATTAAAAGGGCCAAAGGTATCCAAGTCTTAGGGTTGGAGCAGGGACACTGTGGCATGGGACACTATGGGACTGGGACACTGGCACGTTACTGCTCTGGACTCAGCTCCAGAAACTTCTCCAGAGTTggtgccccaggtgccccaagggccCCTGCTGTATCTAGCCTGGAGCCAGGCTTCTCTTGGAGCGAAGGTACTCTTCTATGTTTGACGTGCAGTGATGGAGTGATAAGGTAGTGGTTTTCAGTTTGTGCTCACTATTGACATGGCTAATAAAACCATACCCAACTGAGCCTGTGAGTGGATCTTCTAGCACTGACCTAATCAGAGGGCTCCTTGCGTCCCCCAAACCaaaaaaaggcacagaaacaGAGTCTAGAACTTTCATTCTCTGGAAGCTGCCTTAGCCCTATTCTGGGCCACAGTCACAAGCTGTCCAGCTCACAACCTGCATTCACCTCTGGTCCCCAAAGACCCCGACGTAGCCAAAAGGGATCGGTAGTGTCATAACTATACTGCAACtcatgccccccctcccccgacaAACACCCTTCTGACCTGCTCCAGCTGCAGGGTGACAAAGATGCCTGAAGCATTATGTCTAATGGTGCCTTCAGGGAGACAAAGGAAAACTTGGCCAGTGGGCCTCTGCATGATCCCATTCCCTGGCAGCCAGTGTTTATACTCCCAGAATTGTGCAGTACTTTCCACTAaaataaacactggggtgcagaaCTGTGTCCTCTGAACGATTTGCTGAAGACTCTGGGCTAGAAGAGAGCACGGCTTGATTGGTGGGGGCGAGGCAGATCAAGTGCTAACTCCTTCAGTTTGTCAATCCCAGGTCCTGAGTGAAACTTGCTTGTTTACACTTCTGGTCCTTAGTAAGCATGGTGGAGGCAAATCTTGTCTGGAGAGAGCCAAAGTCCAACACAGTACTTGGTAAACGTGAGGCACACGAATGCTAAGTGATGGGTGCCATGGGCCAAGCCAAGTATCACTTGTTTGTCTAGGCTGGGGTAATCCGAGGAAGGCCAACCCAGGGTCTCCTGTCCATGGGCTGGGGAGCAGCAAGAGTCAGGAGCAAGggcccagcccacctcccctaggaggcagagggaagggggctgAGTGGTTGTCAGGCATGATCTTCTCCATCTGCGACATGGCGGTAGCCGGGAGGCTGGGCCTGCATCCGGAAAAGGACGGTGAGGAGTAGCACTATGAGAAGGAAGAGGATGGAGCCACACACAGCCAAGGCCACGATCACCTCTGGgcatgggatggggtgggggagagaaaggtCGTATCAGTGTTCATCCGACAAATACTGGATCATCTACCATATGCCAGGTGCTCTTCTTACAGTGGAGACATGCGCAGATTAGTGACAAAtgatataaaggaaaacaaactaaaGAGAAAAGGATAGAAAGGTACATTAGTCAGAGAAGGCATCACTGAGGAAGTGACAATTTAACCAGACACCTGGAGTTACTGAGACACTTGAACCTGAGAGAAACGGGTCttggggcaagggcagaggggaTGGGCAGACAAAAGCCAGTACAGAATTTCCTTGATGTGGAAATAAGTTGGGCAAATTCTAGGATCAGCTACAAAATCAGTTATCACTATAGCAGGGTAAGTGAGGAGCAAGCAGATCAGAGCAGAAGATCAGACAAGAAGCGCTTGAAGGCCACAGGGAAGAACTTGTATTTTGTCCAAACATCATGGAAAGCCACTGCAAGATTCTGAGAAGGGTAGTGATGTGAAttgacttattatttttattttttattattttaaaatattttatttattaatttgtgagagacacagagagagaggcagagacacaggcagagggagaagcaggctccctctggggagcccaaagcgggacttgattctgggactccaggatcatgccctgggctgaaggcagcactaaaccactgagccacccagggatcccctatttttatttttattttttaaaattaactctgCAGTGCTGAGACTGGTAGGGACAAGAAAATCAGAAGGAACACTAGGAAGATTTTCTGTAGTTCAGGCAAGAAGTGATGGAGGATCATACCAGGGAGGCAAgaggatgcattttatttattttttaatttttatttatttattcaagagagacacagagaggcagagacataggcagagggagaagcaggattcctgtgggaagccctatgcagaactcgatcccagaaccccaggatcatgacctgagctgaaaacagacgctcaaccactgagccgcccaggcatcccaggaggaTGTATTTTAAAGATCAAGCTGATAGGATCTGCTAGTGGACTGGATGTGAGATCTGGGAAAGATGGTATTCAAGATGACTCATAGGGTTACACTATGCAACTGGGTGACTCATGTGGCATTTGCTAAGATGGACAAGTCTGAAGTAAGGGTGGATTTGGGGGTTAAGAGTATTTGGTTTCAGACATACCAATTTTGAGATGTTCTAGTTGACCTCCATGGAGAGACCTCAAGTTAGCAGCTAGATATGTGAATCCGTAGCTCAGAGAAAAGGTTACGAATCTGAGTCATCAAAGCATGAACTCTGCATGGAAGTGCTATGTAAAGCCATGAAGTTCGATGGGATCACCTTGGGAGTGGGCACTGAGGGAGAAGGGCCAAGATGAGACCTGGGCCCTCCATTGTTTGGTGGGGAGAAAAAGCCAGTCAGGAAGCTACCTAGAAGTCAGAAGAAAAACCAGAGAAAGCCAAGACAGAAGAGTCTATTATATCATGCTcctgagagaggagagaagctaAGAATTGGTCACTGGCTTTGATAAGAGGGTCATTGATCCTTTACGAAAGGCTTCACTGAACTAGGTGACACAAGCCTATCTACTGTGAGTCTGACAGAACAGGCACTGAAAAAGCGAAACCAGAGTCTAGGCAAATCTGCAGGATTCCACTTTCACAGGAAACCGACAGAGCGGTGGCTGGAGAAAGATGGGGCACTGAGAGATCTTAGTTAGACTTTTAGATGTAACTGACCTAGCAGACAGGAAACGCGGAGGCCCCACAAGTCCCTATGGAAGTGAGAAAAGATAGATCCAGAGCATAAATGGAGAGGTTGTTGGCCTTAGGTAGTGGGTTACACCAGCAAGTAAGCTAGAAGATCTGCTGGTGGGAGGATGAGCCCAGGCTTTCCTGAACACCATTATTTTCTCAGTGATATGAGAAGAGAGGGCATTGCCTGAGaaagagggatagggagaaggtGAGGAATGGTCTCAGGGTGGGGAAGTAAACTGTCTAGGGAAGTGAGTCAGATGGCTAGAGGTGCAGCAGCTCTCCAGAGACTTGCGGGTAGGAACTGAAAGTCGTTCTGGGACATCAGCAGCAGAGTCAGGCAGCAGCTCACCTGTGTCCGCAGGACCACTTGCCAGCTGGCACTCCTGCTGCCAATCCTTGGGCACAACAGGCTCTGTGAGGTGAAGGAAGTCCTGCAATGGGCAGCGGTGAAGGCAGCCAGGCAGGATCAGTGGCCAGGGAGCCTTGTTACTCTCGTTCCGAAAGTACATCTCCACTGAGAAATTCCTGAGGATCGATGGGAGACGAGACGGAAGGTACTCAGTGGGCCTGTCACCGAGTCCTTGGGCTGCCCACAGCCACCACATTGGTGCCCCTCCCCAAGGCAGACCGTCCGGTAGCCCCACTCACCCATTATCTTCCTGGTACAGTTCGAATATGTGGCAGGAGGCATAGGGGGCTTGTTCCCCATTGTAGACATCCAGTGCCATTTGCAGAGCGACCAGGGTGGTGTCATGCTGTGAGAGGGGAGCCCCCTGTCAGTGCTACTCTCCCCTCAACCCTCATGCCCAGGCActgaagagagaagaagaaatctAGCTCCTTGCTGGACATCAGCAGCTGGGGACTATGGGAGCTTACCGCAGAGTAAACCAGCAGCTTAGGGAGCTGGGACGAGGTTGCCATCAGGGTCAGGTTCTTCCGTATCTGAGCCAGCAGAACTCCTGAAGGAGAACAGTCCTCCGTGACAGAGGCTCCAGATACCCCTGTCTTCTGGTCAGACCTGTCTGTGGCCCTTTACCCTCTGCCAGTCCTGAGTCTGATCACCTGCGCACTCTGAGGGGGGATGGGAACCACGCAGCCAATTCTCCAGCACCCCTCTTCTCTCAGAACTTTCACATTTACAAATGGAAATGAGATAAAACAAGGTATTGGTATTTCAACACCAATAATAAAGACCTGCCCATTTATAAATGAGCTACACAGGCCCTGCTCACATCTAAACAATCACTCCAGTCTGGCACAAATATAAACTTAAGGTTGCTTCAGAACATGCGAGACAGTGGCGTGTACGGGAGCTCGGCCACATGCAGGCTCGCAAAGGTTTAATGGCCAGCCCTCCCTTGGGTGCTCCCATCAGAAAACTGGCACGTGTGTGACTCTCAGCCTTCTTGCCAAGTGGCCCTCAGTGGTTCTCTGGAGGGAGGAATTCGTTTAAGGGGAGACAGAGGGTCTTCTGACAGGTGACACTTAATAATATGAAtggtaggggaaaaaaagcacacaaaCTTGACAGTGGTCGCTCTACAGCGACAGAGGCGCTAAGCATTTGGAGGGCTGGGGAGACTTCATTGGCTAATGGGAGGTCTGGTTTTGAAGGGGCAGAGAGCACTATAGGTAGAGAAGTTAAGTGTGTGAGAAACCCTCCAGAACAGATTTTTAATGCTGTGGAGTCCTGATGGGGAAATGACACGCTGCTCTTATCACTCACCCCCCTGAAGCCGGGCCTTCTCTGCCTGCTCGTAGATCCCGAAGAGGAAGCGGAAGCTGAAGTCCTTTAGCCGGCTCAGACGCTGCATGGTTTGGGGTGAGGCCCAGGGTGGCAGGACCAGCCCGTGTGTTTGCTGTGTATCGCAGCGGGCAGGTTAGCTCCCCAGGCCTAGGCCAGAGCCTCTCCGGGGACAGCTCTCTTCCCCAGCGGGAAGGTgcctgtgtgtgtgagggagggagggagggagggagggaggggaggagaggagaggagaggtgaggCTGAGGGCCTGGAACCAGGACACATGGTGGACAGGACACAGGGAAGGCAGCTCAGGCACAAAAAGCGTGACTCAGCAGGATAGAGTCGGATACCATGAGAATTCTGGGTGGAGAGAGGCAAGAACTGCTGACAAGTCATGAACCATTTCCCACTCTGAGGTTTTCACCCATGAGGGAAATTCCTTTGTTTCACAAGAAGCAGCCTGTCTGGACCTCCCCGGTGGAAATGGTATCCAGACACTGTACGCTACTTGTCCTGGTCACCTGGGCCTGCTGAGGTGTGAGGGAAGAGAGCTCATACCGGGGACACTAAGTGGGCTCACCTCACAGAAGAGTGTGTCATAGACATTCCAGACAGTCTCCAGTGTCACGTCGGTAAGCCCTGTCTCGTTGGCCACCATATCCAGAAATTGCTAGGAGAAACGGACCTGGGGATCAGTACTGCCCTGAGGGAAAGGACCAGGGTGGTGATCCCCACTTCAGCCCCACTCACTGCATTCTGAACACTCTCATTCTGATACTCTGGTGTCTGTCGGGTCTCGTTTTGCAGCTGCTCATATCGGGGACACGGGCCCAATGGGAACTTCAGCAGCTGCAGACCAAagcaggggaaagagaaggagttGGGGATCAGCAGGCCCATGGCCAGCGTTGTCCCTCTCACCGCCTCCAGGGAGGGGGGCCGGCCAGTCTTACCCTATCCTCAGTGATGGGCACAGTGTGGACGGGGATAGGCTGCCAAGAAATATTTGGGTTGAAACGCTGCATGCCGTTGGGAGGGAAGAGTCCAGCCAGGTTGGCCTCAGCACTCATGAGAGTACGGTCAAAGTCTGTGCTTCGCACGTAAACCTGCAGAGATGACACCAGATTCACCTGAGTGGGGAGGGGAGCTTTGGCCCTGTCGTGGGGCTGGAAGGGGAGAACCTGTTCTTGATGGCTACCAGCAAACTGTGGCCCTCTCCCGCTCTCTGGCCTTCCTTGGCCCAAGCACTCAGCTAGGGGCTATAGCTGCCACCCCGCTGTGAAGAACTCCTGAGGGGATGGCTCTAGTTCAAATGCCCTCCCAGTCCCAAATGCTTAGTCAGTCGGGCTGTCACGTCTGTCTGTCTGGTTTTCTAACAACGCCCATCTCCCTATCTCTACCAGGGGTCCTGGAGGGCAGAAACTGCCTCAACCACACACAACCCTTTATAAAGTGGCTTAGAGAGCAGGGAGGGAACGGAGATAATTGCTTGTGcaaagggaggaggaagcagtggggaagggcaaGAGCAGGAGAGAGCTGGCCCCCAAGGGACAAAGAGCATCAAGAGACTCTTTAAGATGTCTGTAGCCAACAGCAATAACCAGAGGAACAGCTCTCCCCATCCCTGGGGTAGGAGAGGGCCTCAAGGAAGCCAGCACACTTGCCAATCTTCCCTGACACGCCTCCTCTACATGTGATCCCTGCTATCTTTATCTCCTAGCCCTGTGTGGTTTATTGTGTGTCACCCCCGCTACATTCCAAGCTCCACGAAGACAGAGATCATATCTGTGTGGTGCACCATTTCATGCAAAGTGGTAGCACAGCGCTTTGCCCttagtaggtacttaataagCATCTTGGACGAAGAATCCAGGTTGACAGTATCAGAAAAGACTTTGCCAGGCCCTCAATCCTCAGTTTGGATGCTTGATCAATTTTGCCCTTTCCAAGTCAAGGAAGGGCAACTTGGCATCTGTGACTATGTTCTACGCAGCTCTTGGATGCCTTGTCCTGTAGCTGTAATAAAAAATGCATGGAAGGAGGCCAGAGTgccccaggctccctgagggcagagggtgagaaggGCAGATTCTATTCCTCTTGCCTCTCGAGCTCCCAGCCTTACCTCTTGCCGGTGGTAGGAAGTGTTGAGGAAGCCATGGTAGCGCTGCCGCAGAGCCTGGCCCAGCTCCCAGTGCTGTAGCATCCCTTCCTGTGGGCACAACCCAAGGGTTAAGAGGAAAGGGACTGCTCGCAAGTCCCGCAGGGCTTAGGCACTGTTGCTTTCCAAATTTCCCCTGGCTGGAAGTAGGAGTGGATGAATCTGATCACAGATGTCATTTACTAAGTGGCCTGTGTATGGCACCTGTCCTGGGTACAGAGGACAGTAAGGTTAAGAAATCCAGTCAAAGTCAGCACCCACGTGGGAAATGACAATGTGGTGAGGCCCCAAGTTCTGTAGCAAGCTCCAGAGATCACTCATCCTACAGCCCCACCTTGggggcggtgtgtgtgtgtgtgtgtgtgtgtgtgtgtgtgtgtctgtgtgtgtctggcttctgACCCACCTTGGTTAGCTGCCCAAACCCCTGAGGCCACTCGTCTTCCTGATAGGGGTCCTTGGGGTATGTCTTCACTGGCGAACGGTCTCCATGTCGGTACAGCTGAGGAAAGAAAAGGGTTTGCCTACAGGTCAGAAGGTTCCTAGATGGGGACCCAAGGCCCACCTCTGCCCGCTGTTGGGGAGGGAAGCCCTactccctctgggaagccttaAGTCTACGCACAGCAAAAGACCCCGGACTTAGAAGTCAGTAACTTTGAGCGGGTTCCAGAGATTCCAATTTGGCCAACCAACGCCACTTGGAGAGACCATAGGCGAAGCCAAAGATACAGgtggaaatggaagagagaaacGAAAGCGATGCAAGTGgcggggtgtgggtgggggtggggtgctggaaATCACCAAAGGCTTGATTAAGGGAGGGTCTCTTTACGGTTCTGCAGCATGCCTGCCCCAGGACAGGCTCACCTGACCTATGCCCTGCGAGACGAGACAACTCCGGACCCCCGGCCTGCCCCCGAAAATAACCCGGCCCCCACCCTCCAGGCCGGGCGTCTCCCCCTGCACCCGCTGCAGCTCCGCGGGGGACCCCGACCCAGCGcaagccccgcccctccctcccaccgCGGGCCTGTGCCCTTCCAGCTCGGGCAAGCCCTCGGGCCACCCCGGCTCCCGGTACCAAGGTGACGAAGCGCAGACTCCGGGCCTGGGTGGGTGGCACCACGAGCAGGTTCGCGCCAAGAAGGAGCTGGAGCAGAGCCGCCCCGCTCCACGCAAACGGCCCGCCCGCCATCGCCGCTAGAGACTCAGCGGCACAGAGGCCGGAACCCGCTGCGTGGCACCTCCAGCTGCCGCCCGGACGCACCCGTCAGGACACACGCCGGAAGTGCCTTCGCCGCCATCTTgctgaaggaggggcagagatggTGGGAGCTGGAGGGACTTGGGAGGGAATGCGTGTGGGAGGTCCGCGAGGCGGCCGCGGCGGAGGAGCGTGGGAGTGTGGCGCGGGCTCGCAGGGCCGAAGGCGCTGGAGACCTCGTCTTGGTAAAGAGAGCCCCGAGCTCGGGTGGGCCTCGGCCACGGAGACCCTGTAACGAGGTGGCGCCTGCTGCGGGCCGGACAGTGGCTGGGAGCGCGAGCGCCCCCTCGGGCCGGGGTGCCGCCGGGCCTCAGCCCAGAGCCAGAACGGCTGCCGAATTGGGGCGAGGGTTGGGAAGCGCAGGGCGCCCTTCTCCACGCCCCTGCC
It encodes the following:
- the ACP2 gene encoding lysosomal acid phosphatase isoform X1, with the protein product MAGGPFAWSGAALLQLLLGANLLVVPPTQARSLRFVTLLYRHGDRSPVKTYPKDPYQEDEWPQGFGQLTKEGMLQHWELGQALRQRYHGFLNTSYHRQEVYVRSTDFDRTLMSAEANLAGLFPPNGMQRFNPNISWQPIPVHTVPITEDRLLKFPLGPCPRYEQLQNETRQTPEYQNESVQNAQFLDMVANETGLTDVTLETVWNVYDTLFCEQTHGLVLPPWASPQTMQRLSRLKDFSFRFLFGIYEQAEKARLQGGVLLAQIRKNLTLMATSSQLPKLLVYSAHDTTLVALQMALDVYNGEQAPYASCHIFELYQEDNGNFSVEMYFRNESNKAPWPLILPGCLHRCPLQDFLHLTEPVVPKDWQQECQLASGPADTEVIVALAVCGSILFLLIVLLLTVLFRMQAQPPGYRHVADGEDHA
- the ACP2 gene encoding lysosomal acid phosphatase isoform X2, with translation MLQHWELGQALRQRYHGFLNTSYHRQEVYVRSTDFDRTLMSAEANLAGLFPPNGMQRFNPNISWQPIPVHTVPITEDRLLKFPLGPCPRYEQLQNETRQTPEYQNESVQNAQFLDMVANETGLTDVTLETVWNVYDTLFCEQTHGLVLPPWASPQTMQRLSRLKDFSFRFLFGIYEQAEKARLQGGVLLAQIRKNLTLMATSSQLPKLLVYSAHDTTLVALQMALDVYNGEQAPYASCHIFELYQEDNGNFSVEMYFRNESNKAPWPLILPGCLHRCPLQDFLHLTEPVVPKDWQQECQLASGPADTEVIVALAVCGSILFLLIVLLLTVLFRMQAQPPGYRHVADGEDHA